A part of Trueperaceae bacterium genomic DNA contains:
- the trpD gene encoding anthranilate phosphoribosyltransferase, whose protein sequence is MTHFEIGKFLNRIFEGQTLSRDDAREVLGRLMDGQLSQVQAAALLAALRMRGETVDEITGFAEAMRERAIKVPVRRAGPLVDTCGTGGTGVDTINISTTAMFVAAAGGARIAKHGNVGVTRRSGSANVLEELGVDLDASPERLAEEIDATGLAFVYARRFHPAMGFVAPIRADLQARTIFNNLGPLTNPAGADRQLMGVYDPRLTETLAAVLRGLGLARALVVHGDVIDDFTVTGPSKVTELHADGSTTTYVITPEEVGLGRHPIGELAGGDAARNARLLRAVLANEANGAMRDVTLFNAGATLYLAELAGSLAEGVELAREALASGAAARKLEEYLRVAGRGQA, encoded by the coding sequence ATGACGCACTTCGAGATCGGCAAGTTCCTCAACCGCATCTTCGAGGGACAGACGCTGAGCCGCGACGACGCCCGCGAGGTGCTGGGCCGGTTGATGGACGGGCAGCTCTCGCAGGTGCAGGCCGCGGCGCTCCTGGCGGCGCTGCGCATGCGCGGTGAGACCGTGGACGAGATCACGGGCTTCGCCGAGGCCATGCGGGAGCGCGCCATCAAGGTCCCCGTGCGCCGGGCGGGGCCGCTGGTCGACACGTGCGGCACCGGCGGGACGGGCGTCGACACCATCAACATCAGCACCACCGCCATGTTCGTGGCGGCGGCGGGCGGGGCGCGCATCGCCAAGCACGGCAACGTGGGCGTGACCCGCAGGTCGGGCTCCGCTAACGTGCTGGAGGAGCTCGGCGTCGACCTCGACGCCAGCCCGGAGCGGCTGGCGGAGGAGATCGACGCCACGGGCCTCGCCTTCGTGTACGCGCGCCGCTTCCACCCCGCCATGGGCTTCGTGGCGCCCATCCGCGCCGACCTGCAGGCGCGCACCATCTTCAACAACCTCGGCCCCCTCACCAACCCGGCGGGCGCCGACCGGCAGCTGATGGGCGTCTACGACCCGCGCCTGACCGAGACCCTCGCCGCCGTGCTCCGCGGCCTCGGGCTCGCCCGCGCGCTCGTGGTCCACGGCGACGTCATCGACGACTTCACCGTCACCGGCCCCAGCAAGGTCACCGAGCTGCACGCCGACGGTTCCACCACCACCTACGTGATCACGCCGGAGGAGGTGGGGCTGGGCCGTCACCCCATCGGCGAGCTTGCTGGGGGCGACGCGGCGCGGAACGCCCGCCTCCTCAGGGCCGTGCTGGCCAACGAGGCGAACGGCGCCATGCGCGACGTGACCCTGTTCAACGCCGGGGCCACCCTCTACCTGGCCGAGCTGGCCGGCAGTCTCGCCGAGGGGGTCGAGCTCGCCAGGGAGGCGCTCGCGAGCGGCGCCGCGGCGCGCAAGCTTGAGGAGTACCTGCGCGTCGCGGGTCGCGGCCAGGCCTGA
- a CDS encoding transglycosylase domain-containing protein: MKLVQGLFLLLLTAVLSVGALLAASALKWSQELPSLEKLDALEFSATSQVYARDGETRIGIIVPVVGEERESTNRIPVSLDEVSPAALQAIVAYEDDQFFRHYGMDIAAIMRAVYEEFLGDSSRGGSTITTQVIKNTLLQDIRSERSLERKVKEVMLALELERRLTKPEILQRYVNMVFWGGNVYGIRSAAQTYFGKDPIELNLAEGLYLARLIPAPNARHDDFTTTRRSMREVLDKMVRQGTISADMAERAWRYQLEPVGWDVTYDGNGNIVTAVRTGVEVVVQSSVSSDLSRAVLIAVRNWLTDVYGESVVFGRGGLRVVTTIDVQAQVAANEASLHAELPPGAQMAIVGLDPSTGAVLAMVGQKLSADGALGEFNRATRALRQPGSSFKPIVFATAIELGAMNQSTILVDEPTEFRMRGQPPYEPGNHDKKFDGYQTIRASLNRSRNIPAVKALEAVGADAVAEKARELGYDVAPYYSMALGTFEATPLQHTAAMAAFANGGVYTEPYFIERVEDADGNVLYQAAPRSARVWSEQTAYIMLDLLHGNVVDRDPAYGLSNRAVIPGRWIAGKTGTTNEEVDIWFVGMTPGMVASVWIGNDDSSSLPSSMTLADGTRDQVNSSRQPIYAWNDFVAAALRGRPAAPDGFPVPAGIEFHTLDLKTGAVDGGGVRAAFRESDVLSTTGIGTAVKLKLPVDTATGLRATADTPPDRVEIIEVDPADVAKYLGGAG; encoded by the coding sequence GTGAAGCTCGTACAAGGCCTGTTCCTGCTCCTGTTGACCGCCGTGCTCTCGGTGGGCGCGCTGCTCGCCGCGTCGGCGCTCAAGTGGTCGCAGGAGCTCCCCTCGCTGGAGAAGCTCGACGCGCTCGAGTTCTCGGCCACGTCGCAGGTGTACGCCCGCGACGGCGAGACGCGCATCGGCATCATCGTGCCCGTGGTCGGCGAGGAGCGCGAGTCCACCAACCGCATCCCCGTGAGCCTCGACGAGGTGTCGCCCGCCGCCCTGCAGGCCATCGTGGCGTACGAGGACGACCAGTTCTTCCGCCACTACGGCATGGACATCGCCGCCATCATGCGCGCCGTCTACGAGGAGTTCCTCGGCGACTCGTCGCGGGGCGGCTCCACCATCACCACCCAGGTGATAAAGAACACGTTGCTGCAGGACATCCGCTCCGAGCGCTCGCTCGAGCGCAAGGTCAAGGAGGTGATGCTGGCGCTCGAGCTGGAGCGGCGCCTCACCAAGCCCGAGATCTTGCAGCGTTACGTGAACATGGTGTTCTGGGGCGGCAACGTCTACGGCATCCGCTCGGCGGCGCAGACGTACTTCGGCAAGGACCCCATCGAGCTCAACCTCGCCGAGGGGCTTTACCTCGCGCGCCTCATCCCGGCGCCCAACGCGCGCCACGACGACTTCACGACCACGCGCCGCAGCATGCGCGAGGTCCTCGACAAGATGGTGCGCCAGGGCACGATCAGCGCCGACATGGCGGAGCGCGCCTGGCGCTACCAGCTCGAGCCCGTCGGCTGGGACGTCACGTACGACGGCAACGGCAACATCGTCACGGCGGTCAGGACCGGCGTCGAGGTGGTCGTGCAGTCGAGCGTCAGCTCAGACCTGTCGAGGGCCGTCTTGATCGCCGTTCGCAACTGGCTCACCGACGTGTACGGCGAGAGCGTCGTGTTCGGCAGGGGCGGCCTCAGGGTCGTGACCACCATCGACGTGCAGGCGCAGGTGGCCGCCAACGAGGCGAGCCTCCACGCCGAGCTCCCACCGGGTGCCCAGATGGCCATCGTCGGCCTCGACCCGAGCACGGGCGCCGTGCTGGCGATGGTAGGGCAGAAGCTGAGCGCGGACGGCGCGCTGGGCGAGTTCAACCGCGCCACCCGGGCGCTCCGTCAACCGGGCAGCTCGTTCAAGCCGATCGTGTTCGCCACGGCCATCGAGTTGGGAGCCATGAACCAGTCGACCATCCTGGTCGACGAACCCACGGAGTTCCGCATGCGGGGGCAGCCGCCGTACGAGCCCGGCAACCACGATAAGAAGTTCGACGGCTACCAGACGATAAGGGCGAGCCTGAACCGCAGCCGCAACATCCCGGCGGTCAAGGCGCTCGAGGCCGTGGGCGCCGACGCGGTGGCGGAGAAGGCGCGCGAGCTGGGCTACGACGTCGCGCCCTACTACTCGATGGCGCTCGGCACGTTCGAGGCCACGCCGCTGCAGCACACAGCCGCCATGGCGGCCTTCGCGAACGGCGGCGTCTACACCGAGCCGTACTTCATCGAGCGGGTGGAGGACGCGGACGGCAACGTGCTCTACCAGGCCGCCCCACGCTCGGCGCGCGTCTGGAGCGAGCAGACGGCCTACATCATGCTCGACCTCCTGCACGGCAACGTCGTGGATCGCGACCCGGCGTACGGCCTCTCGAACCGCGCCGTGATCCCGGGCCGCTGGATCGCGGGGAAGACCGGCACCACCAACGAGGAGGTCGACATCTGGTTCGTGGGCATGACCCCGGGTATGGTGGCGTCCGTGTGGATCGGCAACGATGACTCCTCCAGCCTGCCGTCGTCGATGACCCTGGCGGACGGCACCCGCGATCAGGTGAACAGTTCGCGTCAACCCATCTACGCCTGGAACGACTTCGTCGCGGCCGCGTTGCGCGGACGCCCCGCCGCGCCCGACGGCTTCCCCGTGCCGGCCGGGATCGAGTTCCATACCCTCGACCTGAAGACGGGCGCCGTCGACGGCGGCGGGGTGCGGGCCGCCTTCCGCGAGTCCGACGTGCTGTCGACCACCGGCATCGGCACCGCCGTCAAGCTCAAGCTACCGGTCGACACGGCCACCGGCCTGCGCGCCACCGCCGACACGCCCCCGGACCGCGTCGAGATCATCGAGGTCGACCCGGCCGACGTCGCCAAGTACCTCGGCGGGGCCGGCTGA
- a CDS encoding P1 family peptidase → MPGSGENLTLTAVRGLLVGHHTDLEARTGCTVIVTPEGGCVASGVALGPAPGSREYVLLQPDKTVQTVDAVVLTGGSAFGLAAADGVMAWLEERGRGVDTGAARVPIVPAAVLYDLAVGSATVRPDAAAGRAAAEAASAEPVAQGRVGAGTGASVGKLRGHGLATASGLGSHAARIGGAVVAALGVSNAVGNVVDPDTGQLVAGLADVQGLAAAEGFAAIPGANTTLVVVATDAPLTKAEANALATSAHVGIARVTRPSHTVFDGDTAFVLTTGTGPRVPMAALSVVVQEVVAAALLKGVRAGARP, encoded by the coding sequence ATGCCGGGCTCGGGCGAGAACCTCACCCTGACGGCCGTGCGTGGCCTGCTGGTCGGTCATCACACCGACCTCGAGGCGCGCACCGGTTGCACCGTCATCGTCACGCCGGAGGGCGGTTGCGTGGCGTCCGGCGTGGCGCTGGGGCCCGCTCCCGGTTCGCGCGAGTACGTGCTCCTGCAACCCGACAAGACGGTCCAGACCGTCGACGCGGTCGTCCTGACGGGCGGCAGCGCGTTCGGGCTGGCCGCGGCCGACGGGGTCATGGCGTGGCTGGAGGAGCGCGGCCGCGGCGTCGACACCGGCGCGGCCCGCGTGCCCATCGTGCCGGCCGCCGTCCTCTACGACCTGGCGGTCGGCTCGGCCACCGTGCGGCCGGACGCCGCCGCCGGCCGCGCGGCCGCGGAGGCCGCCAGCGCCGAGCCGGTGGCGCAGGGTCGGGTGGGGGCCGGCACGGGCGCCAGCGTCGGCAAGCTGAGGGGCCACGGGCTCGCCACGGCCAGCGGGCTGGGGAGCCACGCGGCGCGGATCGGCGGCGCGGTCGTCGCCGCCCTCGGCGTCAGCAACGCCGTCGGCAACGTCGTGGACCCGGACACCGGGCAGTTGGTGGCCGGCCTCGCCGACGTGCAGGGCCTCGCCGCCGCCGAGGGGTTCGCGGCCATCCCCGGCGCCAACACCACCCTCGTGGTCGTCGCCACCGACGCTCCGCTGACGAAGGCCGAGGCGAACGCCCTGGCGACCAGCGCCCACGTCGGCATCGCGCGCGTGACGCGGCCGTCTCACACCGTCTTCGACGGCGACACCGCCTTCGTCCTCACCACCGGGACGGGCCCGCGAGTGCCGATGGCGGCCCTGTCCGTGGTGGTGCAAGAGGTCGTGGCGGCCGCGCTGCTCAAGGGCGTGCGCGCCGGGGCGCGGCCGTGA